A region of the Vigna unguiculata cultivar IT97K-499-35 chromosome 9, ASM411807v1, whole genome shotgun sequence genome:
ACACAGACAGAATCAAAGAGAATGCACTTATTTAAGTGTCATAAATCTAGAAATTCACATGAGGTAGGATTAGCCCATCTTCATTTGGTGGGGGGCTCAGAGGAATAACTAATTGAACGATCATAATGCACGTCAATTACATGCCTGAATTAATGACCGTTTTGGTTTTCTTGAGCCTAGCAGAACTATAAATATACCAAGGTAGTCTAAATTATAAGATACCTGTTAAGTAGTTGGAGCTTGTTAAGAGTCCATGTAGGAAACCTCAACAAAAACTGTTATGTAGGATAGTGAAATCTGTTAGTTTACCCTTGCTTCAAATATTTTTGTCCATTCAAACCCATCATAATCTCTTCACCCGACAAACTACATTTCATTTACCAGCAATTAGAGCTACCGGACCCTGTGTCACAAAGCTGTTGCATTTCTTCCGCAAAGCAACGTTACCTTCATTAAACCCACATCTTAAACCTACATGCCTTGCCTTTCGACAACAAAGCTCCCTCTTTGTCTTTTCCCATTCTCTAGTAGTAGTATTTGATTTGCTTTCCTTGCCATTTCTGCTCTAGGTATTCAGGCAGTTTTCCTCGTATATAGCAAATATGGGTTTATTCAAGTAGCCACTGCGTATTGGGCTGAATCTTTCTATCATTTAAAGATTCATCTGCAATACTTCACACAAAAAACACTTAAGATTGATTGATATTCATTCATTCTTGTCTATAGGCTATTAAACCTTTGCACTAAAAATTCCTCTCCATGTCGGAAGTAATAGTGCTCAGATATGTATTAACAAAAGCAATGGGTGAGAAAGATGGACTCCATGAAAGGACTCTATGTTTACAGCAAATTTTACGGGCTCTACCCTAGAAGCCACCCAatttgtgttctgttttatttataaagtgTACCTTATATGGACTATCACTCATGGTATTAAAGTCTTGGTTCCAAACATTATTCGTCATGTGGTTGGTCCTTGTAATAAACATTTTGTTTCATTATTGTTGATGGTATTTGAAAGTTCTTTGGGTATAGAGAATGCTAATTCAACATTTATTTGGGGTTTGGGTGTCATTctaatgtttcttctttatgttACACTTTATTGTTTTACAACTTCTAGAGTGGGATGACAAGGAGGAAGGGAAAGAAGTGACTCAACAGTGGGAGGATGATtgggatgatgatgatgttaaTGATGATTTTTCTCTTCAGTTAAAAAGGGAGTTGGGGAGTAATACTGATAAGAATTAAACCACCTGAGACTTGGCTGCTTGATCATTTGGAAGGAGATGAAAACTATGGCTTTGTTAGGAAGGAAATGTAAGAACATACGGAcataattttctattctttcctGAATATCTGGTTAGAAGTTATTGAGTGTTTTGTACATTAATCGAATTCTGCATTGTTAGGTGGAGTATGGCTTTAAAAGTTGACTTACAACCATGAACTATTCGTTCTTATTTTCACTATGGGGTTGGGTATGCGTGCTTTTTCTGTGAACCATTCTTGCTAATGGTGCAGTTAGTTGCACGGTTTCCATTTTCTTGTAGCCCCCGTGTTCCATGTAGGAACTTATCAATGTAAAGCCTTAAAACATACAATAATCGTGGAAGCACTTTTCAGATAACTTAATTAAATACTTATCCGTTttagttaaagaaaaatataaagaaaagtaGAGTTCAGTTCAATAAGCTTAAATAACTTTTGCTAAAACCCTTCCCGAATTTGACATTTGTTCATTGGACAAAATTTGATGTGTTTAATTGTgttttagttttcatatttttaatctGAACCAAACCATATCGaacttgtatttttgtgattttagatTTTAGTTTTTCTAAGAAATTACTAAATGATAACTTGCAACTCAGCTACTGATGATTATCACTTGAATTATTTTAGGCTAATTTGTCAAGGACGTGCAGAAAAAGATGAGGAAATTAAAATTGAGTTTAAGAAGAAAGTATTTGATAACATTTCCAGGATTGAATCAATGGGAACTATTTAATGTGTCTTTGAACCTAAGTTTGgttgaatgaaataaaaaaatctcgAAAAGCTCTTGTGATGTTGTTTCGAAAGCATCGTTATGGAACACGAAAATTTTTTGTCAAACAATGCAAAATAAACATAGGTGTGGGCTTCCAAAGGTCAAATCAAACGCACTTAGTCTTTTTGTCTTCTTTTATGATTGAACTGTTtggtttgattttgttttttttttcctttaatgaAATTGGATTTCTGTGCAAGTACAAGAATTACGTAATAAGGGTACAAATTCTGCATCTTCATCTCTTAACGTTGAATACACTTTCTATTTGGTGCTTTTGAGACCAAACCAATCTGTATACTCAACGAAGTTTTACGAAAGAGATGTAATCTCTTCAAAATAAGGTcagtttaaaaatagttatgCTCAGGACCTATTCTTAATAAGATGTGAGTTTATAGAGGAGTGGGCTTGATGGAGCGTTGGTTGCGTGCTCACATGCCACTAGAATGCTTTAGTGTTGAATTCTGTAAATGGGTTAATTATGATTATGTTCTTAAATTGCAAtgcgatttttttttctctgtctCAAACTTGATTATGTTaggttttcatatttaaaaaaatacatagatGGAGTCTTACTCATCCGACAATACTAATTGTTTTTTGACgtaaaaatcaataaatcacATTGACTTTTCAAGATGTTGACACGAAAATAACCTTTTCTAaccttttttaaattgttaCCCAAACATAATAACACAGTACCTACATTAATACTACACTGATATGATGTTTAACCACACCAATACAATCTTCAAAGAGTGTTCATTAGGTTGAAGTACCTGATCAACCGAATTGACTAAATCCaacttaattaaattgaattgaatttcaTTTAAGATTATGTTCAAATATGATCCAATCTCCACTAACACACTTTTATAtgaatttggtgataatttaaaATGGGTGATTTGAGACTAACTCAAAATTTATGAGTTATGGACAAATTGTGATTTGTGTTTTCATATcttaatttaactaaatttattttgacataactttttaatttttattaattttcttgaagcttcaaattaagtttttgtaaaaattgtattagattgaatttaacataaaaacaatACGAAAATTCAAACCATTCTAAAACACCCtataaagaatatttttcttataaacttTTGAGCCACGTTTGCATACATGGACGTGAATAGCAGCTGTAGATTGCAAGAGATCCACATGATTTGTTTATTAATGATTGACATGGCTTTCCTGTTCgaagttgaataaaaaattagatctaaataaaaacaatattataaattactTCGAcctttaaaaaacattaaaatacacatttaaaacgttttaataaatgtaatactAGATGTTTCTTTAGGGAAGTTATTAGACGTTGAAACTAAAATAAGTTCGAGAAACTCGTATTTTGTAAAATAGCAGTATCAAACTACATTTTCGAGGCATTTTCCAAGTTATCACTTATTAACAAATctcttatatattatacatattgCTTAATATGACTAAGATAGAATATAATGATTTATCTACCAATAAGCATAGTGGGGACCATAAAGCATAGGATATTGTAGATTTTCACTGAATAGTTGTTGCTAAGAGCGTTTTATGTCTATATACAATTGACTAAGACAGAGACAAGTCACATGATGATGATTTATCCCTGTACTAGTAGAATATTGACAGCATAACAAAAAGTTTTAGCAATAGGAAATTGCAATTATCCACGGAATATCTTCAAACACCATTATTTATTAGAATATCTATTATGCATACTTAGTTAAGACAAAGATAAGATAATGATTTATCTACCCATTACAAAATTCAGAATGGCCAAAAATCTGAACATAACAGTGTACATTCAAGTACCACAACCACATCACAGTACCTGCCCAAACCAAAATACAATTAAACAACCAGTAAGTAACAACAGGCAAAGAAACTTGTGTTGATAAGATAGCAGGAAAAAGACAAACGAAACATTCACTATTTCGTTGGAGTTCATGTTCTCTGGTCTCAAAATCTGTCTGGAAGGATAAACATTTCATATAAACCAACCGAATAAAAAAAGGGATAGTTGATGATTCAGCAATGAAATTACTGTGTTAATCTAACAATCAGAGAGCTAAACATATGAAACACTGAAAATACGTGTCTGTGTGTGAGAGAGAATATTATTCAGATGAAAATATTGGGCACAAATTCACCTAACCAGACACACACCAGACACAAAAAGAATTTGAACACAGGTCTATGATGTTACAATTTCTACATTCTCAGAAGCATCACTTTGGTGTTCTCTTACTGAAAGAACCCATGTTCTGCAAATGGGACAAATGGGTGTGTGGAGAATCCATGAGTCTATACAGTGCAGATGGAAGGTGTGGTTGCAATTGGGCAACAACCTGCACACATCACCAACCTTGAAACTCTCCAAGCAAACAGCACAATCGACGAGGCTGctacactctcttctctctgcTGATGCTGTTGCTGCTTCCTCGTACACAAAGCAAGGGAGGTTTTTGAGGTCACCAATGTTGTCTTCACCCAACATTCTTTTCATTCCACTCATGTTCTGTCCCTGTGTAGTACCTTCTTCTTCATCAGTATTGTTCCCTCTGAAGACTCTCCCCACGATGCATACATGGATAACCACCAAAATCGCTATGCCCACAAACAATATGAtcaaagaaatcacaatttccATCACTGATCTTGCGCAATTTTCACTCACTCGGTACCCAACCTTTGTTTTCCTTCTAATTTGGAAGGGTATGATTCTGATAAAATATGTTTGCTCCTTAGAGACAACAAATTGAAACTGGTTTCAAACAACCACCGATTGTAGCAACGGTGAACCACTGGTTGCTTTCATCACAGCTCATATTAGATATATATTGAAAACTATACAGTTCAAcatttatcatataaaatatatatagagataTAGATAGAGAGATAGACACTAAAGaagtaagaaaattaattagaaGACTTAGAATTATTACTATCAATAGAAAAAATAGCAACAATAAAACTCGAAAGCTTTTGCTTTTGGTTGTTGAGTGGTTAGAACCTGAAATGAAATCAGGTGGCGTCTATCATGTGAAGACCCAATCTAAATAGTACAGAAGCTCAGTAGAATCCAAAATAGAGAGTTACATCCTTGGATTTTAAGTGAGTTAAGGGACACATTtgtaaaatcaaaaaattgaaCATTATTCAAAAAAACCGATAAatctattgttttaaattatgtattggAAGTGATGTTAATCTTTATGTTATTGGGTTCAGATCTCACTTGTATTCTCGATGAATTCTTCCTTCGATAAACCCGCATAGTATTGATAAGAGTGAGAAATATAAAATAGGTGATTACTTTTATTGTGTAATGAGAATTATGTAAAAcatggaagatgagataaaaaatttgagaagatttgaatgaaattaaaagaaaaatgtaaatttgATATAGACATAGTAAACTTATCTTAAAAGTGCTATGTGAAAAGTTCAAAACAACATAGAGAGAAAATTGAGAGAAGACTCGAATGCAGAACTTAGAAGAAAAAGTGAATTGAATTACATAACCTATGATAGACATATACTATACCCGTCAGAGATAcgacaatattatatatatatatatatatatatatatatatatatatatatcaaaaaatatacaataatttttaaaaatatatatgattttcatTGTatgaatctaaattaaaatcatatatatattaacgtaaaaaattataaattattatttttacaaaaatattaatattttataaattagatatttattattaaatattaaaaaatatcttaaaatgaaaataaataagtaatccaaattaaaatatcggtataaaatattacaaatataacaagttatttaaGGGACCATGACACAGTCCAAAACACTTCTCAAGTTTAGAGGTGATTTGTAGTTTTGATGAAAGTTTGAGAATTTTTCATGTTGTGTAAATGTAAACGCTATATGATAATATCGCACcattttagacaaaaaaaaataattttgtaaaacacACCTTCATGTTGGGAAGTATTTCTTTAATTTACAATTTCTAAAAACATcactaaaattttgaatttcagattttttattgagttttatGTATTGAGTTTTATGTGCTGTGTTTttactaattctttaaaatttactggtgttgttatattaaaacaaattttaatatattttgaactatcaaaatcaatatatatcGATATATTTTGATGATGCAACAGAAGAACTAAAAACgtacaaaattcaaattaattttttttatatgacttATTCAAAAACAATTGTTTTTCtgcaataaaaacatttaaaaatattttaaataaagatgtattattattagtattgatgttataaaatcgacgaaaatttaattttcaagaagCTTAATTTTCAACGATATGCATCATTGGTGGACGTTGTAAACCCACTAAATATTGGATCCTTGAGAAGTGGAATAATACCGCTGACTGTCAGGACCCATTCTTCAACACTAGGAAGCCGAATCTCAGTGAGCTTTTctgattttcttttcaaaatttaatgaaaagggATTTTCATTAGTTTTTCGACACCTATGACTCTATTTCATGTTgcaaattcaactttttttaaaaatcgatttctgaataatgaaaattttatttagataaataatttttttttaaatattgatacaAGTTCATTTCGTTTGTAAATTTTTCTTTGGAATAGACTATTAacgaaaacatgaaaaaaagatATGtgtataaaaatttgatgaacATTGATATTTATGCAAGAGAATGcattttaaatgataattttatacGGAGGGGGTACACTAAAACAACTTTGTAAAAGTAGCCTAGGAATAAGTGATGACAAAGAGCCACTCTCAAACTAGCATTATATCCCTACTAGAGGGTCAACGTCATGAGATTAGCAAGGACCATTCGCAGATTCTGTATCCAATAATATCTGACTTCATAACATAGTTCAACAACATAACATATCATGTTAATGATGCATGTGGTGATAAGTCCGTTTCCAATTATATATACTCATAGGCCAAAGTCCTAATGGGATATTAGATATTGTAGCATATAATGTTTTCCCTTAGAATCCTTTTTATAGATTATCTTTGTCTATAgtatcttttctattttgatATGTTATCGGTTTGTTAGCATATTTATATgttgtattttaatattattttttttatgattttcctTATATATAAGACACCGTACAAAATGTTTGAggtattgtaaataaaatattttcattctttaGTTACTATCTCTATGTCTCGGTAGATTAAGTTTTCTAACATGGTATTAAAAGCGTGAGTTCCCTCTTTATGGGTACAAGTCCTGCTCCAACGGCAACTACTACACTTGCTCTCTTATCCTATTTTGTTTCAGAGAAACTCAACAATactaatttctttttatgaCAACAACAAGTTGAACTAGTAATCAAAGCTCATTGTCTTCAACGCTACCTAGTTAATCCTCAGATTCTATCCCAATTTCTTTCACTCTCGAATAGTGATTTAGGGATTGAGAATCCCAAATACACCACATGGGAGAACCAAGATCAACTTCTTCTTTTGTGGCTTCAATCTTCCTTATTGGCCTCCTTCATACTCACATCATTGGCTGTCAACACTCATTTCAAGTTTGGGAGAAAATCCATGCTCATTTCACCTCTTAGACCAAAGCTAAGGTTCGTCAGCTTTGCACTAAACTTCGCACCTTACAGAAAGATGAAAAGACCATTAACGATTTTCTTCTCTCCATCAAGGCATTGGTGCATTCTCTTCATTTCATTGGAGATCATGTTTCTGATTGTGAACAGCTTGACATTATTCTCTAAGGACTTCTGATTGAATATGAGTATTTCCTTTCTCCATCAACAATAAACCATATTTCTTCGCTCCCAATGAATTTAAATATCTCCTTATTTCTTAAAAAGCTTATATTTCCACGTTTCGCcatgataatgataatgtttCTCATAATCTCACAAAAGCCCATTCTTAAATTGCTTTTTCTCCCGATGTTAACTTCACTCAGGGTGCTTCGGATTCCTCATCTGCCTCTCCTCCTACTTCATCTCGCGGAGGTGGCCATTTTCATCATGGTTGTGGCCATTGTGGTAGCCATGGTGGTCGTGGAGGTCGTGGAACCACCCAATGTTAAGTTTGTATCAAATCTTGTTTTTGATTTTCTGCCCCTTCATCATCCTTTTGCCTCACATCCCATTATGGGTTATTCCCCATATCAGCCTAGAGTGTTATCTCATTTTCCTACTCCTTCGCTTTCAGGGATCTCCATTATGCAATGATCCATATTGCCTCCCTCTTAGGCTCTCTACCATTCCACAATTTTGGCTTCTCAACCTCATGCTTATGTTACTCAATCCAGTTTGGTACCTTTGCCCACTCAACAATCTTAGAATTGGTATATTGACTTTGGGGCTATTCATCACTTAACTCCTAATTCAACTAATCTTTAGAATCCAACCTATCCTTCCACTAAAGCTTATGTCTTCATTGGAAATGGACAAGGTTTGCTTATTCAGTATTCTAGTTCTATAACTCTTTCTTCTTATAATCTTTGTGTTTCCTTGTATATCAAAAATCTATTACATGTTCCCTCTGTTAATAAAAATCTTgtaagtgtaacatccctactggaaattactaatttaaaataaataaataatttttgaaaatcaaacgtcaaaattttattaatcccAAACGCGGaaaaatttgaaacattattcaacgtgccataatttaaataaaactagaGTGATAATGTTATTACACGTTCCAAAATTCGACGAAATagtaaaacacaataaaatccCTAACCCAGAGTCCCTAGCCAGCCCCCTCTCCGTCGTTgtgcatcaacaacatcacctggaatatcatctgctcccgtgtgaTAAGTCACACggtcatcaccaaacacaaacagaaagggtaagctcataataaattaacacataagttaataatataaaaaaaaatacacccaactattttattctagttagttcttggccaagaccttaataccccaaggcttttcaatcTTCAATTCACACAAATAGTTGACCATGGACTCAAGatatatgatgctcacacgaacttgcccgcttgtggtcctgcctctacgaacctccccgctcatagtcctgcctctacgaacctccttgctcgtagtccaactctacggaccttcCTAcctgtagtccaacacacgtgatccaccagctacgaaccttcccgcttgtatcatcatgtgttcaccaccatccatgaacctaccaaCTCATGGCACAACATGTCTTGATCCAAGTCTCGCATCACTGTGTACAAACAATAAATGCAAACCATTATCTGTAGTGCTATCGCCTAACATAGCCTAAGCATCGCCAGACGAAAATCCTGTGCAGACCGTTTGGCGGGACACCATTGCCGCCAGGCTCCAAGCCTCTCCCAAACCCATTGTTTCAaggtctatcgcctggcggatcaCACCTTGTCGCCAAACGCCACGTGTTGCAAGGACATCCCTACTGATCCTATTGCTTGACGACACCCCTGTATCGCTAGGCGCTATATCAATAACACACCAACTACTGTTTTTAGCACCTAAACCAGACCAGATTACCCTATACTACCAAAATACCTCCAGGTATTCATGTTCTCTCATTCATCAAGGTCTGATTCTTGATACCTTACCACACCCTATATGGTCCATTACTTATAACCCCATTTCCTAAATCACTATAGTCAAGCCTTAGGATTTACCATGCATGCTATCACTATCCAATGATTTACTCTAACTTATGACACTAACACACAATCCAGTATCTCAAAGTCAACAATATGTTATATCCCATTATAATAGTACCACAACTTCCACTCAAATACTTTTCAATTAAGGCTACACACATTATGATTTATACCTTAATCACTAATGCATAATTATTCAACATTCGCAAAAGTACACACTTACCTAAGCACATATATTCCAGCATCTGCACTCTcaattagaataattatttcTCTATTTCCCATTGCCATTCTCGCATCAGTTTCCAACTATGCTTTAGCACACGCACATAACATCGTACTTCTTAGAAACCTCCTTCTCGATTTACACCTATGCATTAATTCTTCTAGTTTCATCCACCTAATTTCTATTCCCCTTCAATTCCCGAAAACTCTATCTCCCAGCCAACCACTTAACTTCACATAACTGCGTCTACACATTACTATTGCTTGGTGGCAAGCACGGTGCCGCTAGGTTTTTGTACCTGTGACTTagttctcttttcttttctaggATTTATAAATCTACTAATTTCATCAAAACACACCAAGTTGAACACAATTTATTGAACTTCATACCCAAATCAGTtcttaaaattcatatattcattACTTTTTGTGAATCAATCCCGATTCAATTTTCTTCCTACCCTAACATGTTCATGATTCGTCATGCTTGATCTTCCTCAAAGAATCACCACACATACAccattataacaattttttcagCAATAATCACCCAATGTGATTTACTCAACCAATTCCAGAAGTCGTGATGACTCTTGCACAAACAACACCAAAATAGTTCAAGAACAGTGTTGTGTCGCCTGGCAGTAGTTCATCGTTGCCAGGCGGTTCAAGCCAGAACCTAGAAAACTAGGCAGAAAAtgatgcgtcgcctggcggcacactcATGACTGCCGGGCGGTTTCTGGGTAGAAACCCAGAAACTACAAAAAACAGCGTAAAACATAAGGGAGTTTCATGCATTTGATCATAACAGAATACAATCTATCAAACACGAataaaaacatgcaagaacagcTCCCCTTAACTAGAAATCCTTGCTCCAATGAGAATTCGCAATTCTTGCTTGATTTCTAATAGTCTCCATTGACCTCCCAACCAATAGCTCTCAACCCTCTTTGCAAAGTGGGTCTAATCCTCTGGAAAATCTCTACCCAAGACCCACACGAAATGCAGTCCTCCACTCTCCTCTAATTCCTTTATCTCTCTAAGTTACTACCCCCTTAAACACCCTTTACTCCGCCAAAAcgaaattaattagaaaaaaaagttgcTTAATGGCTATTCAATGATCATTAACAAGGTGTTTCTTAGTCCACTAGGCTGCCGTTCTTGGCAGCTAGGGTTCCTCTACCTTTTCACATTTATGGCAAAAGaatttttggcaaaaagaaagcttaattcTTTCTTCGCAAGGTTTGAACGCACAACCACTCAAATACAacgtcaatgcacaaccaaatCAACTAAtaatgtttcgtgataattcctataattttaggattacattatcactactcacgttcaaacataacattaaaataatgcacttaataaaataatatacaattgGCATATATAGGACTCAAACCTAAGTCCTTTCATCACAACCAAGTAATCTAAACCATTTAACATAGTACTTTTCTACATCATAATAATCCGCATTAAATGTCgtaaaggctcctactacccgcatttattaaataattatttatttaattatttaatttctcgAGTCTTACAATAAGTGTAAGTAGGTTTGCTAGAGATAACCATGTCTATTATGGATTTCATTCCACTCTTTGTTTTGTTAAGTCTCAAGTTGATCACTCTATATTGTTGACCGATTATCTTTGTTTGAATGATCCTTATCAGTTTCCTCCTCTTTCGTTGCATTCATAAAAACATGTCTACCAATGTTTCCACTATCTTTAATATTTCCTCATCCTTTACTGTTTCCATTATACCCACACACACTTTCactatattttctctttggcaTAATAGGTTGGGTTCACCCTTCTGTCTCTATAACACCATAgataaatattacttaataaaagaaaattataattcaaaataaattcaaacataaatattattccCAAAAACGTGAGAAAACTTAATATCTTTAACCGTGAATAAACTAAGGATACTTCATAAGTGCTTTATTACATTCTCAAAACCAAAATCCAACATAAaggaaaataacaaaatatccAAAACCAGTTCCTTAAATAAAACCCAATAGTTATCCCTCGCTCCATCTCTATGCATCGCTATCCTTACCTGGAATCACATATGCTCCtatgtgacaagtcacacgatcatcgccaaacacaaacagaaagggtgaacTTAAAAGAGTTAAACATGcataaataagaatataaacCCCTCACCCAAAATACTTAGTCGGTTTATCATTTTGTTAAGACCTTTACACCAGAAGGTACGTAGACAACCCCAGTCTCATAACCCATATGAGATTAATACATATTCAATcatggtcttagggattccataTGCTTCCACAAACTTGCCTGCTCGTGCTttaactctacgaacctccctactcgtagtccaactctacgaacctctcaGCTCATAGTCCAACACGCGTGAACACATTCTATTATGAACATCCTCGCTCACAACATCATCAAGTGTGAg
Encoded here:
- the LOC114164531 gene encoding protein DELETION OF SUV3 SUPPRESSOR 1(I)-like, whose protein sequence is MATEPKAATDDVKIDLFEDDDEFEEFEIDDEWDDKEEGKEVTQQWEDDWDDDDVNDDFSLQLKRELGSNTDKN
- the LOC114163441 gene encoding RING-H2 finger protein ATL39-like — protein: MEIVISLIILFVGIAILVVIHVCIVGRVFRGNNTDEEEGTTQGQNMSGMKRMLGEDNIGDLKNLPCFVYEEAATASAERRECSSLVDCAVCLESFKVGDVCRLLPNCNHTFHLHCIDSWILHTPICPICRTWVLSVREHQSDASENVEIVTS